In Aegilops tauschii subsp. strangulata cultivar AL8/78 chromosome 3, Aet v6.0, whole genome shotgun sequence, one genomic interval encodes:
- the LOC109762542 gene encoding ATP-dependent 6-phosphofructokinase 6, producing MASHIILPKEEEEEEEVEEGLGVAVEADHDSPEPPRYRHLQPAQKALPFSATCVRISRDSYPNLRALRNASATTLRDDDAAFAKLDEGDYGYVLDDVQHLTDYLPELPTFPNPLQDHPAYSTVKQYFVNADDTVPEKVVVQKNSPRGVHFRRAGPRQRVYFEPEDVKACIVTCGGLCPGLNTVIRELVCGLSHMYNVNDVFGIQNGYKGFYSSNYLPMTPKSVNDIHKRGGTVLGSSRGGHDTHKIVDNIQDRGINQVYIIGGDGTQKGAYEIFKEIRRRGLKVAVAGIPKTIDNDIAVIDKSFGFDTAVEEAQRAIDAAHVEASSAENGIGLVKLMGRYSGFIAMYATLASRDVDCCLIPESPFYLEGEGGLFEYIERRLKENNHMVIVVAEGAGQDLIAKSIPVADQLDASGNKLLLDVGLWLTHKIKDHCKSKKMEMTIKYIDPTYMIRAIPSNASDNVYCTLLAHSAIHGAMAGYSFTVGMVNGRHAYIPFHRVTSTRNKVKITDRMWARLLSSTNQPSFLSKEDIMEAREAERLANRLPVPASSSEHTKKHSASVLSNGEK from the exons ATGGCGTCCCACATCATTCTCcccaaggaggaggaggaggaggaggaggtggaggaggggCTTGgcgtggcggtggaggcggaccacgactcgccggagccgccgcggTACCGGCACTTGCAGCCGGCCCAGAAGGCGCTCCCCTTCTCGGCCACGTGCGTGCGGATCTCCCGTGACTCCTACCCCAACCTCCGCGCCCTCCGCAACGCCTCCGCCACGACCCTCCGCGACGACGACGCCGCCTTCGCCAAGCTCGACGAGGGCGACTACGGCTACGTCCTCGACGACGTCCAGCACCTCACGGATTACCTCCCCGAACTCCCC ACTTTTCCTAACCCATTGCAAGATCACCCTGCCTATTCAACTGTCAA GCAATATTTTGTCAATGCAGATGATACTGTACCTGAAAAG GTGGTTGTTCAGAAGAACAGTCCACGTGGTGTTCACTTCCGTCGTGCCGGGCCACGCCAGAGG GTCTACTTCGAGCCAGAAGATGTGAAAGCATGCATTGTGACGTGTGGTGGCCTTTGCCCTGGGCTCAATACTGTCATTAGAGAGTTGGTGTGTGGCTTATCCCACATGTACAATGTCAACGATGTCTTCGGAATACAG AATGGATACAAAGGCTTCTATTCGAGCAATTATCTTCCCATGACACCAAAAAGTGTCAATGATATCCACAAAAGGGGTGGTACAGTTCTTGGAAGTTCACGTGGTGGTCATGATACCCATAAGATTGTCGACAACATTCAAGATCGTGGAATTAATCAG GTTTACATTATTGGAGGAGATGGAACTCAGAAGGGAGCATATGAGATATTCAAG GAAATCCGGAGACGTGGTCTTAAAGTCGCCGTTGCTGGTATCCCCAAGACTATTGATAATGATATAGCG GTTATAGACAAGTCCTTTGGTTTTGACACTGCTGTAGAAGAGGCCCAACGTGCCATTGATGCCGCTCATGTGGAAGCTTCAAGTGCTGAGAATGGAATAGGCTTGGTGAAACTGATGGGTCGCTATAGTG GGTTTATTGCAATGTATGCTACGCTGGCAAGCAGAGATGTG GACTGCTGCTTAATTCCTGAATCTCCGTTTTATTTGGAGGGGGAGGGTGGACTCTTTGAGTATATAGAAAGGAGGCTGAAGGAGAACAACCACATGGTCATTGTAGTGGCTGAGGGAGCAGGACAGGACCTTATTGCCAAAAGTATACCTGTAGCTGATCAGCTAGATGCATCTGGAAATAAGCTGCTTCTTGATGTTGGTCTCTGGTTGACTCACAAGATTAAG GATCATTGCAAGAGCAAAAAGATGGAGATGACCATTAAATACATAG ATCCAACCTACATGATCCGAGCCATTCCAAGCAATGCTTCGGACAATGTCTACTGCACACTGCTGGCACACAGTGCCATTCATGGTGCAATGGCAGGATATAGCTTCACAGTGGGAATGGTCAACGGCAGGCATGCATACATACCATTTCAT AGAGTAACATCAACACGGAACAAGGTCAAGATCACGGACAGGATGTGGGCAAGGCTGCTGTCTTCAACAAACCAGCCAAGCTTCCTGAGCAAGGAGGATATCATGGAGGCACGAGAGGCCGAAAGGTTGGCCAATAGGCTACCTGTGCCTGCGAGCAGCAGCGAGCATACGAAGAAACACTCTGCGTCGGTACTGTCAAACGGTGAGAAATAG